A region from the Amycolatopsis camponoti genome encodes:
- a CDS encoding alpha-galactosidase, translated as MKTTSYTVALDPSRRWAELVAWGPAGIEDGPSVFTNAGSVHFITEADAAPVEYAPLGLRPFSGADVAVRGGSWWRFDGASSAADLRLAFVDEVSGLRAVLCYRPVPETDVLTRWVEFENTGSSTLEFDRLGSAGVCVPTVSGARLTYLTGQWSQEFTRQSLTLPAGGFRMESRFGVPGHAHVPWLAVQDSSGGPAFGVSLEWPGSWSIEADVEPSGLTRVRAGRLPSPGPVRLEPGASLPTPAVALASSVDGLAGLASVWHDYDRVLAGSRWRRPRPVLYNSWEATGFDVRSAGQLELAKRAADLGVELFVVDDGWFTGRDDDTGGLGDWTPADSDFGDFVESVRDLGLEFGLWVEPEAVSPKSRLYAAHPDWVYRIDGRPLTLIRNQLLLDLGLPDVIAFVKSTLDALLSAYPISYLKWDMNRPPTERGRPGSPFADLDAEHVAGYLSVLDHLRAEHPHVTIEACAGGGGRTDLATVARTDVVWPSDNTGPLDRLAIQDGFLLMHAPHLMSSWVTDAPGVFDPRPRSLRFRFVTAMAGVLGIGADLSRWTPAQHAEAASLIAVYKQIRSVVHHGVARVLAGPSEPTAATQYTSENGDTVVVLAWSTGSLTGAPLVPGRSSRVRLSVPDASYVDHRGTRYSGAHLRYAGLPFDWTADHDADVVILRRQGSETGSTNVGDPVG; from the coding sequence ATGAAGACGACTTCGTACACCGTGGCGCTGGACCCTTCGCGCCGGTGGGCGGAGCTCGTCGCGTGGGGGCCGGCCGGGATCGAGGACGGGCCGTCGGTGTTCACGAACGCGGGCTCGGTGCATTTCATCACCGAGGCCGACGCGGCGCCGGTGGAGTACGCGCCACTGGGGCTGCGCCCGTTCTCGGGCGCGGACGTCGCGGTGCGGGGCGGTTCGTGGTGGCGGTTCGACGGCGCTTCTTCTGCCGCCGACCTGCGGCTGGCCTTCGTGGACGAGGTTTCCGGGCTGCGCGCGGTGCTCTGCTACCGGCCTGTGCCCGAGACGGACGTGCTCACCCGGTGGGTCGAATTCGAGAACACGGGCTCGTCGACCCTGGAGTTCGACCGGCTGGGCTCGGCGGGCGTGTGCGTGCCGACGGTGTCCGGCGCCCGGCTGACGTACTTGACCGGCCAGTGGTCTCAGGAGTTCACGCGCCAGTCGCTGACGCTGCCCGCGGGCGGGTTCCGGATGGAGAGCCGCTTCGGCGTCCCGGGGCACGCGCACGTCCCGTGGCTGGCGGTGCAGGACTCGTCCGGTGGACCGGCTTTCGGCGTTTCGCTGGAATGGCCGGGATCGTGGTCGATCGAGGCGGATGTGGAGCCTTCGGGGCTGACGCGCGTCCGGGCCGGCCGGTTGCCTTCACCGGGCCCGGTGCGCCTGGAGCCCGGTGCCTCCTTGCCGACTCCGGCCGTCGCGTTGGCGTCCAGTGTGGACGGTCTGGCCGGGCTGGCGTCCGTGTGGCACGACTACGACCGCGTGCTGGCGGGCTCCCGTTGGCGGCGCCCGCGTCCGGTGCTCTACAACTCGTGGGAAGCGACCGGCTTCGACGTCCGGAGCGCCGGCCAGCTGGAGCTGGCGAAACGGGCGGCCGACCTCGGCGTCGAGCTGTTCGTGGTCGACGACGGCTGGTTCACCGGCCGCGACGACGACACCGGCGGTCTCGGCGACTGGACCCCGGCGGATTCGGATTTCGGCGACTTCGTCGAGTCGGTGCGGGACCTGGGCCTGGAGTTCGGCCTGTGGGTCGAGCCGGAGGCGGTCAGCCCGAAGTCGCGGCTGTACGCGGCGCACCCCGACTGGGTGTACCGGATCGACGGCCGTCCGCTCACGTTGATCCGCAACCAGCTGCTGCTGGACCTGGGGCTGCCCGACGTCATCGCGTTCGTGAAGTCTACTTTGGACGCACTGTTGTCGGCGTACCCGATCTCGTACCTGAAGTGGGACATGAACCGTCCCCCGACGGAACGCGGCCGCCCGGGCTCGCCTTTCGCCGACTTGGACGCTGAGCACGTGGCGGGCTACCTGTCGGTGCTGGATCACCTGCGTGCCGAGCACCCCCACGTGACGATCGAGGCGTGCGCGGGTGGCGGCGGCCGGACGGACCTGGCGACGGTGGCCCGCACGGACGTGGTGTGGCCGAGCGACAACACCGGACCCCTGGACCGGCTGGCGATCCAGGACGGGTTCCTGCTGATGCACGCGCCGCACCTGATGAGTTCGTGGGTGACGGACGCGCCGGGCGTGTTCGACCCGCGCCCCCGGTCACTGCGGTTCCGCTTCGTGACGGCGATGGCCGGGGTACTGGGCATCGGCGCGGACCTGTCCCGCTGGACGCCCGCCCAGCACGCGGAGGCGGCGTCGCTGATCGCGGTGTACAAGCAGATCCGCTCTGTTGTCCACCACGGAGTCGCCCGGGTGCTGGCCGGTCCGTCGGAGCCGACGGCGGCGACGCAGTACACGTCGGAGAACGGCGACACGGTGGTGGTGCTGGCGTGGAGCACGGGTTCTTTGACCGGGGCGCCGCTGGTGCCGGGCCGGTCGTCGCGGGTGCGCCTCTCCGTACCGGATGCGTCCTATGTGGACCACCGGGGCACCCGGTACTCGGGCGCGCACCTGAGGTACGCGGGCCTCCCCTTCGACTGGACCGCCGACCACGACGCCGACGTCGTGATCCTCCGGCGTCAGGGTAGCGAGACCGGCAGCACGAACGTCGGCGATCCGGTCGGGTAG
- a CDS encoding lactonase family protein, producing the protein MAELVFVGCYTGDAGNGTGITTFSRSSSGDLTEIASLPLESPSWLVRHPSLPVLYAANETATGSVTALALSASGALSVLGTLATGGAHPCHLAVTPDGRFLLCANYTGGSLAVFSLSPSGALVSRTALAQHSGSGPDADRQEAAHVHMAVPSADGSIVSAVDLGTDEIRSYTLSASGSLDLLAVSSLPAGTGPRQLIRRPGTDLAYVVGELAGTVVTVRETSPGAFSVVSVTPSTLSSVTPNLVAHLELADARMYVSNRGPDCVTEFALDDTLAVADQPCGANPRHFALVDGTCYVAAQSEDAITAFTLTASGEADLKYYPTGSPTFVLPVSLP; encoded by the coding sequence ATGGCTGAGCTGGTCTTCGTCGGGTGCTACACCGGCGACGCGGGGAACGGCACGGGGATCACGACGTTCTCGCGTTCCTCTTCCGGAGACTTGACCGAGATCGCTTCGCTGCCGCTCGAGTCGCCGTCGTGGCTGGTGCGGCACCCGTCGTTGCCGGTGCTGTACGCGGCGAACGAGACTGCCACCGGCTCCGTGACAGCACTGGCGCTTTCGGCTTCCGGCGCGTTGTCGGTGCTGGGCACTTTGGCGACGGGTGGTGCGCACCCGTGTCACCTGGCGGTGACCCCGGACGGCCGGTTCCTGCTGTGCGCCAACTACACCGGCGGCAGCCTGGCGGTGTTCTCCCTGTCGCCGTCGGGCGCTTTGGTCTCCCGGACGGCGCTGGCCCAGCACAGCGGGAGCGGTCCGGACGCCGACCGCCAGGAGGCGGCGCACGTCCACATGGCGGTCCCGTCGGCCGACGGGTCGATCGTGAGCGCGGTCGACCTGGGCACGGACGAGATCCGCAGCTACACGCTGTCCGCTTCGGGGTCTTTGGACCTGCTCGCGGTGTCTTCGCTGCCGGCGGGCACGGGCCCCCGCCAGCTGATCCGGCGGCCGGGTACCGACCTGGCGTACGTCGTCGGCGAGCTGGCCGGGACCGTGGTGACGGTCCGCGAGACGTCGCCGGGGGCGTTCTCGGTGGTGTCGGTGACCCCGTCGACGCTGTCGTCGGTGACGCCCAACCTGGTGGCCCACCTGGAGCTGGCGGACGCGCGGATGTACGTGTCGAACCGCGGCCCGGACTGCGTGACGGAGTTCGCCCTGGACGACACCCTGGCGGTGGCGGACCAGCCGTGCGGCGCGAACCCCCGCCACTTCGCCCTGGTGGACGGGACGTGTTACGTGGCGGCGCAGTCGGAGGACGCGATCACGGCGTTCACGCTCACCGCGTCGGGCGAGGCGGACCTGAAGTACTACCCGACCGGATCGCCGACGTTCGTGCTGCCGGTCTCGCTACCCTGA
- a CDS encoding bifunctional 4-hydroxy-2-oxoglutarate aldolase/2-dehydro-3-deoxy-phosphogluconate aldolase yields the protein MSYRWEITANALRQGVIGIVRTHDAESAVAAARAILEAGLRSVELPLTNPGALDAISGLSAAYPAATIGAGTVLDEASAVLAIRAGARFLVSPSVDAAVIRTAHRYGAAAFPGAGSVTEIVRALEEGADAVKVFPASSWGPSWVSDVRAALPQAPLVPTGGIGPADVPGWLAAGAVACGVGSALTRGTTAEIAARVETLLRSAHG from the coding sequence ATGAGCTACCGCTGGGAGATCACCGCGAACGCACTGCGCCAAGGCGTCATCGGCATCGTCCGGACGCACGACGCGGAGTCGGCGGTGGCCGCGGCCCGCGCGATCCTGGAAGCCGGGCTGCGGTCGGTCGAGCTGCCGCTGACGAACCCGGGAGCGCTGGACGCGATCTCCGGGCTGTCCGCGGCCTACCCGGCCGCGACGATCGGCGCCGGCACGGTCCTCGACGAGGCGTCGGCGGTGCTGGCGATCCGCGCGGGCGCCCGGTTCCTCGTGTCGCCGTCGGTCGACGCGGCGGTGATCCGTACCGCTCACCGGTACGGCGCGGCCGCGTTCCCCGGCGCGGGTTCGGTGACCGAAATCGTGCGGGCGCTGGAAGAAGGCGCCGACGCGGTCAAGGTTTTCCCGGCTTCTTCTTGGGGGCCCTCGTGGGTGTCGGACGTGCGGGCGGCGCTCCCGCAGGCGCCACTGGTGCCCACCGGCGGCATCGGCCCGGCGGACGTGCCAGGCTGGCTGGCAGCGGGCGCGGTGGCGTGCGGGGTCGGCTCGGCGCTGACCCGCGGCACCACCGCGGAGATCGCCGCCCGCGTCGAGACGCTGCTGAGGAGCGCGCATGGCTGA
- a CDS encoding carbohydrate ABC transporter permease: MRRTRTFGFHLLAGGLSVLWLLPIALVLTTSVRTFSDIASNGLGALPASFSLDGFGQAWGEGGGGHAMLNSLLVTIPTVLLALLLSSAAAFALSRYEIPFRRTIILVMLAGNLLPPQILLVPVAKLAELLGIYDTLTALIVVQVGFGLGFYTFVLQGFMRSIPGEIQQAALIDGAGVAQIFWRIILPMTRPALAALGALAFTWTFNDLLWSITVLRTGTVMPVTPALLGLQGQYVSNWNVIAAGSVIAAVPTVAVFLRFQKHFISGLAIGAIK, from the coding sequence GTGAGGAGAACGCGGACCTTCGGGTTCCACCTGCTCGCGGGCGGGCTGTCCGTGCTGTGGCTGCTGCCGATCGCGCTGGTGCTGACGACCAGCGTCCGGACGTTCTCGGACATCGCGTCGAACGGCCTGGGCGCGCTGCCCGCGTCGTTCTCGCTCGACGGGTTCGGGCAGGCGTGGGGCGAGGGCGGCGGCGGGCACGCGATGCTGAACAGCCTGCTCGTCACGATCCCGACGGTGCTGCTCGCGCTGCTGCTCAGCTCGGCGGCGGCGTTCGCGCTGAGCCGGTACGAGATCCCGTTCCGCCGCACGATCATCCTCGTGATGCTGGCGGGAAACCTGCTCCCGCCGCAGATCCTGCTGGTGCCGGTGGCGAAGCTGGCCGAGCTGCTGGGCATCTACGACACCTTGACGGCACTGATCGTCGTGCAGGTCGGGTTCGGGCTCGGCTTCTACACGTTCGTGCTGCAGGGGTTCATGCGGTCGATCCCCGGTGAGATCCAGCAGGCGGCGCTGATCGACGGCGCCGGCGTCGCGCAGATCTTCTGGCGGATCATCCTGCCGATGACCCGCCCGGCGCTGGCCGCGCTCGGCGCGCTGGCGTTCACCTGGACGTTCAACGACCTGCTGTGGTCGATCACCGTGCTGCGCACCGGAACGGTGATGCCGGTGACGCCGGCGCTGCTCGGCCTGCAGGGCCAGTACGTGTCCAACTGGAACGTGATCGCCGCGGGTTCGGTGATCGCCGCCGTGCCGACGGTCGCGGTGTTCCTGCGGTTCCAGAAGCACTTCATCTCGGGGCTCGCGATCGGGGCGATCAAGTGA
- a CDS encoding FadR/GntR family transcriptional regulator codes for MTEHRPRGLHGQTVEALASRILSDEWGEGTVLDLPALREELDISLTALREALKVLAAKGMIDARQKRGTFVQPREKWNMLDADVMRWQTAAADDPGLLDELTEVRTVVEPAAARIAAERASEEDLESLREALADMAAAEDAEASVQADLAFHRRLMTATHNNFLMRMERVIAIGLAERDKLVHGASAAEDPVPSHRKVFDAIVAGDPVAAEQAMLALVTKSRDDLAKAQRKS; via the coding sequence TTGACCGAACACCGGCCACGCGGGTTGCACGGCCAGACCGTGGAGGCACTGGCCAGCCGGATCCTCTCCGACGAGTGGGGCGAGGGCACCGTCCTGGACCTGCCGGCCCTGCGCGAAGAGCTCGACATCAGCCTGACCGCGCTGCGCGAGGCGCTGAAGGTGCTGGCCGCGAAGGGGATGATCGACGCCCGGCAGAAGCGCGGCACGTTCGTCCAGCCGCGCGAGAAGTGGAACATGCTCGACGCCGACGTCATGCGCTGGCAGACCGCGGCCGCCGACGACCCGGGCCTGCTCGACGAGCTGACCGAGGTCCGCACGGTCGTCGAGCCCGCGGCGGCGCGGATCGCGGCCGAACGCGCGTCGGAGGAAGACCTCGAGTCGCTGCGGGAGGCGCTGGCCGACATGGCCGCGGCCGAGGACGCGGAGGCGAGCGTCCAGGCCGACCTCGCGTTCCACCGGCGGCTGATGACCGCCACCCACAACAACTTCCTGATGCGGATGGAACGCGTCATCGCGATCGGGCTGGCCGAGCGCGACAAGCTGGTGCACGGCGCGTCGGCGGCGGAGGACCCGGTGCCGAGCCACCGCAAGGTGTTCGACGCGATCGTGGCCGGCGACCCCGTGGCGGCCGAGCAGGCGATGCTCGCGCTCGTCACGAAATCCCGCGACGACCTGGCGAAGGCGCAGCGCAAGTCCTAG
- a CDS encoding ABC transporter substrate-binding protein, with protein sequence MTSAGLSRRRFLRNASLAGLGAIGSSGFLAACATSANSGPVKQAAGAVTVQSNLSSPEAKKAIEALAQAFGAKGGTTATVNTVASETFRTQLPSYLTAATPPDTYTWYPGSLLSGYARKGLLLDVGDVWQTMGDYSAAFRALSGDGAGHQVFVPTSYYWWGFFYRKSNFAKWGVRPPTNWSEFLALCETLKGKGIAPIGLGAGGTTPWTASAWFDYLNIRINGAPFHRELLAGKQRFDDPRVKKIFDPWRQALPYFDPNGTAIAFQDATTVLLQGRTGMVLTGTFFADAAPKDALDDLDFFQFPILDPAIPVAEEGPTDGFFASARTPHVAEVKEWFKYVATAEAQELYIKNSSGTVLPTNPKAKDNGTQLVQKGRKLLTDAKEITQFFNRDSSDALQPTADAALIRFIQKPNELESILSDWQTAAQKVWQS encoded by the coding sequence ATGACGAGTGCAGGCCTGTCCCGCCGTCGTTTCCTGCGCAACGCGAGCCTGGCCGGGCTGGGCGCGATCGGGTCGTCCGGCTTCCTCGCCGCCTGCGCCACCTCCGCGAACTCCGGCCCGGTCAAGCAGGCCGCCGGCGCGGTCACCGTCCAGTCGAACCTGTCCTCGCCCGAGGCGAAGAAGGCGATCGAAGCGCTGGCCCAGGCGTTCGGCGCGAAGGGCGGCACGACGGCGACGGTCAACACCGTCGCGTCCGAGACCTTCCGCACCCAGCTGCCCAGCTACCTCACCGCGGCCACCCCGCCCGACACCTACACGTGGTACCCGGGCTCGCTGCTGTCCGGCTACGCGCGCAAGGGCCTGCTGCTCGACGTCGGCGACGTCTGGCAGACCATGGGCGACTACAGCGCCGCGTTCCGCGCGCTCTCCGGCGACGGCGCCGGGCACCAGGTCTTCGTCCCCACGTCCTACTACTGGTGGGGCTTCTTCTACCGGAAGTCCAACTTCGCGAAGTGGGGCGTGCGGCCGCCGACGAACTGGAGCGAGTTCCTCGCGCTGTGCGAAACCCTGAAGGGCAAGGGGATCGCGCCGATCGGGCTCGGCGCGGGCGGCACCACGCCGTGGACCGCGTCCGCCTGGTTCGACTACCTGAACATCCGGATCAACGGCGCGCCCTTCCACCGCGAGCTGCTCGCGGGCAAGCAGCGCTTCGACGACCCGCGCGTCAAGAAGATCTTCGACCCGTGGCGCCAGGCCCTGCCGTACTTCGACCCGAACGGCACCGCGATCGCGTTCCAGGACGCCACGACCGTGCTGCTGCAGGGCCGCACCGGCATGGTCCTGACCGGCACGTTCTTCGCCGACGCCGCCCCGAAGGACGCACTCGACGACCTCGACTTCTTCCAGTTCCCGATCCTCGACCCGGCCATCCCGGTGGCCGAGGAGGGCCCGACCGACGGCTTCTTCGCCAGCGCGCGCACCCCGCACGTCGCCGAGGTCAAGGAGTGGTTCAAGTACGTCGCCACGGCCGAGGCGCAGGAGCTCTACATCAAGAACTCCTCCGGCACGGTCCTGCCGACCAACCCGAAGGCCAAGGACAACGGCACGCAGCTGGTCCAAAAGGGACGGAAGCTGCTCACCGACGCCAAGGAGATCACGCAGTTCTTCAACCGCGACTCCTCCGACGCGCTGCAGCCGACCGCCGACGCCGCGCTGATCCGGTTCATCCAGAAGCCGAACGAGCTCGAGTCGATCCTGAGCGACTGGCAGACCGCCGCGCAGAAGGTCTGGCAGTCCTGA
- a CDS encoding inositol monophosphatase family protein, producing MTNVLEAAVQAAEKAGQALLAAFDPASRPADRAAMHDLGTGLEAASTAIVREALDGVAPEVGWWDEDETGRVVPAGRWWVVDGTEGAVNHVHGLPEWGVTITLVTDGQPELTVVRQPIGDLTYTAVRGEGAFLNGQRLRVSAKTDLSSAAVTASQAGSSPEVYTRFASAFVAMASKALLVRNTIPTTFPLLGLAAGQYDVFWQYEPDLPGSAAGALLTAEAGAVVTDLTGSAWDVNSADILVAAPGLHAAALAVLK from the coding sequence ATGACCAACGTTCTGGAAGCAGCGGTTCAAGCGGCCGAGAAGGCCGGACAGGCTTTGCTGGCCGCGTTCGACCCGGCGAGCCGGCCGGCGGACCGGGCGGCGATGCACGACCTCGGCACCGGCCTCGAAGCGGCTTCGACGGCGATCGTGCGCGAGGCCCTCGACGGCGTGGCGCCGGAGGTGGGCTGGTGGGACGAAGACGAGACCGGCCGGGTCGTGCCGGCCGGGCGGTGGTGGGTGGTCGACGGCACCGAGGGCGCGGTCAACCACGTGCACGGCCTGCCGGAGTGGGGCGTGACGATCACGCTGGTCACGGACGGGCAGCCGGAGCTGACCGTCGTCCGCCAGCCGATCGGCGACCTGACCTACACCGCGGTGCGCGGCGAAGGCGCCTTCCTCAACGGGCAGCGACTGCGCGTCTCGGCCAAGACCGACCTCTCGAGCGCGGCGGTGACGGCGAGCCAGGCGGGCAGCTCTCCCGAGGTCTACACGCGGTTCGCGAGCGCGTTCGTGGCGATGGCATCGAAGGCATTGCTGGTGCGCAACACGATTCCGACGACGTTCCCGTTGCTCGGCCTCGCCGCCGGGCAGTACGACGTCTTCTGGCAGTACGAACCGGACTTGCCCGGCAGCGCGGCCGGCGCCCTGCTTACCGCGGAAGCGGGCGCGGTCGTCACCGACCTCACGGGCTCCGCTTGGGACGTCAACTCGGCCGACATCCTCGTCGCCGCACCGGGTTTGCACGCCGCGGCGCTGGCGGTGCTGAAGTGA
- a CDS encoding LysR family transcriptional regulator encodes MQVDLNLLTALDALLEENSVQAAADRLHLTPPAMSRTLARIRATTGDDILVRTGRTMTPTPRALAMRDEVRTLVARANRVLAPARTVDPATLRRTFTIQGHDVLLAALFPALLRTASAEAPGLGLRLLAEAPVDTPDLARGHVDLELGATVPASPEISHEVVGEDRLVLVTRAGRELDIEEFAAAEHVIVSRRGRLRDGVDKVLAELGLRRRVVAALPTAALALQAIVHSDVVGVLAERFTAQARADVGLSAVELPFDPPHAPVVLSWHSRYDTDPAHEWLRAHCRAAVTDVLAGSAAAVVSEKQG; translated from the coding sequence GTGCAGGTGGATCTGAACCTGCTGACCGCACTGGACGCGCTGCTGGAGGAGAACTCCGTGCAGGCGGCCGCCGACCGGCTGCACCTCACCCCGCCCGCCATGAGCCGCACGCTGGCCCGGATCCGGGCGACGACCGGGGACGACATCCTGGTGCGCACCGGCCGGACGATGACCCCGACGCCCCGCGCGCTGGCGATGCGCGACGAGGTGCGGACCCTGGTGGCCCGCGCGAACCGGGTGCTGGCGCCGGCCCGCACGGTGGACCCGGCGACGTTGCGCCGCACGTTCACCATCCAGGGCCACGACGTCCTGCTGGCCGCGCTGTTCCCGGCGTTGCTGCGGACGGCGTCGGCGGAAGCGCCCGGGCTGGGGCTGCGGTTGCTGGCGGAGGCGCCGGTGGACACGCCCGACCTGGCGCGGGGGCACGTGGATCTGGAGCTCGGGGCGACGGTGCCGGCGTCGCCGGAGATCAGCCACGAGGTCGTCGGTGAGGACCGGCTGGTGCTGGTCACGCGCGCCGGGCGCGAGCTGGACATCGAGGAGTTCGCGGCGGCCGAGCACGTGATCGTGTCGCGGCGCGGCCGGCTGCGCGACGGCGTCGACAAGGTGCTGGCCGAGCTGGGGTTGCGCCGCCGGGTGGTGGCGGCGCTCCCGACGGCGGCCCTGGCGTTGCAGGCGATCGTGCACAGCGACGTCGTGGGGGTGCTGGCGGAGCGGTTCACGGCCCAGGCCCGCGCCGACGTCGGCTTGAGCGCGGTGGAACTGCCGTTCGACCCGCCCCACGCACCGGTGGTGCTGAGCTGGCACAGCCGCTACGACACCGACCCGGCCCACGAATGGCTGCGCGCCCACTGCCGCGCCGCGGTGACCGACGTACTGGCCGGATCCGCCGCGGCGGTCGTGAGTGAGAAACAGGGTTAG
- a CDS encoding TetR/AcrR family transcriptional regulator produces MTAATTPKGERRRAALVEAAAKLLVEGGFDAVRHRAVAERAGLPLASTTYYFDSLEDLVTAAVEHHSNAELDAGRRRLDELATRNRGAQATVDLVLEMLLGPETDDPEADAEAVLLRYERLVATGRRPYLRPLMRTLSAQLDELLTEIFARSGTPVPAAELERLVALVDGAVVNALIAVDPAPRAAASRMLRNALDGS; encoded by the coding sequence ATGACCGCTGCGACCACCCCGAAAGGGGAACGACGGCGCGCCGCGCTCGTCGAGGCCGCCGCGAAGCTGCTCGTCGAGGGCGGGTTCGACGCCGTCCGGCACCGGGCGGTGGCCGAGCGCGCGGGCTTGCCGCTCGCATCGACGACGTACTACTTCGACTCGCTGGAAGACCTGGTCACGGCGGCCGTCGAGCACCACTCGAACGCCGAGCTGGACGCGGGCCGCCGCCGGCTGGACGAGCTGGCGACGCGCAACCGGGGCGCGCAGGCGACCGTCGACCTGGTGCTGGAGATGCTGCTCGGGCCGGAGACCGACGACCCGGAGGCCGACGCCGAGGCGGTGCTCCTGCGCTATGAACGCCTGGTCGCGACCGGTCGCCGTCCGTACCTGCGGCCGTTGATGCGGACGCTGTCGGCCCAGCTCGACGAGCTGCTGACGGAGATCTTCGCGCGCTCGGGCACGCCGGTGCCCGCTGCCGAACTCGAACGGCTGGTCGCCCTGGTCGACGGCGCCGTCGTCAACGCACTGATCGCGGTCGACCCGGCCCCGCGCGCGGCGGCGTCCCGGATGCTGCGGAACGCACTCGACGGCTCCTGA
- a CDS encoding carbohydrate ABC transporter permease — protein sequence MAVLTADRPKTSARTPKRRRRVSPVLLAFVLVPLVVEGFWVFWPALQGFYLALTNWDGVSAPTFVGLGNFAEMFSDDIFKTAAFDTVIWLVLFGGLSAVGGLALATLLQKERRGVGFYRAALFTPVVFSLVATSLIWQVIYQPDGVVNKVLGAIGLGSWQHAWLADPKTALYAVLVPALWRQLGYVMVLYLAGLKGIDPALYEAAKLDGATAWQQFRNVTWPQLRSVNSVVLSVIIIDSLRSFDVIWSMTKGGPYHSSEVLSTYMYATAFQSLRLGYASALAVVIFVLAFGVIVTYLVRAFREDS from the coding sequence ATGGCGGTGCTGACCGCTGATCGGCCGAAGACCTCGGCACGGACCCCGAAGCGCCGCCGCCGGGTCTCGCCCGTGCTGCTGGCGTTCGTCCTGGTGCCGCTGGTCGTCGAGGGGTTCTGGGTGTTCTGGCCGGCGCTGCAGGGCTTCTACCTGGCGCTGACGAACTGGGACGGCGTCTCGGCGCCCACGTTCGTGGGCCTGGGCAACTTCGCCGAGATGTTCTCCGACGACATCTTCAAGACCGCGGCGTTCGACACGGTGATCTGGCTCGTGCTCTTCGGTGGCCTCTCGGCGGTCGGGGGGCTCGCGCTGGCGACGTTGCTGCAGAAGGAACGCCGTGGTGTCGGGTTCTACCGGGCCGCGCTGTTCACGCCGGTGGTGTTTTCGCTGGTCGCGACGTCGCTGATCTGGCAGGTGATCTACCAGCCGGACGGCGTCGTCAACAAGGTGCTCGGCGCGATCGGGCTCGGCAGCTGGCAGCACGCCTGGCTCGCCGACCCGAAGACGGCGCTGTACGCGGTGCTCGTGCCGGCGCTGTGGCGGCAGCTCGGCTACGTGATGGTGCTGTACCTGGCCGGGCTCAAGGGCATCGACCCGGCGCTGTACGAGGCGGCCAAGCTGGACGGCGCGACCGCGTGGCAGCAGTTCCGCAACGTCACCTGGCCGCAGCTGCGCAGCGTCAACTCGGTGGTCCTGTCGGTGATCATCATCGACTCGCTGCGGTCGTTCGACGTCATCTGGTCCATGACGAAGGGCGGGCCGTACCACTCGTCCGAGGTGCTCAGCACGTACATGTACGCGACGGCGTTCCAGTCGCTGCGCCTCGGTTACGCGTCCGCGCTGGCCGTGGTGATCTTCGTGCTGGCGTTCGGCGTGATCGTGACCTACCTCGTGCGCGCGTTCCGGGAGGACTCGTGA
- a CDS encoding NAD(P)-dependent oxidoreductase yields the protein MSRVAVLGASGTVGSELVRQALERGHEVVAVSRNPPPSSTERLTTVAADVHDAAGIAEALRGSEIVLDALGLRKGDPPGVLTAGARAVVAAGPARAVSVGALGTGPSAEAAGWLSRTLVARLLKAEVPDKVAADTAILGMGGTVVHVGPMKSGPISPTRQSVRLGSVPRKLFPPMISHATVAAAMLDAAENGPRGEVLVALAK from the coding sequence GTGAGCCGGGTGGCGGTGCTCGGCGCGTCGGGCACGGTGGGCAGCGAACTGGTGCGGCAGGCGCTCGAGCGCGGACACGAGGTGGTGGCCGTCAGCCGGAACCCGCCGCCGTCGTCCACCGAGCGGCTGACCACGGTCGCCGCCGACGTCCACGACGCCGCGGGGATCGCGGAAGCGTTGCGGGGCAGCGAAATCGTGCTCGACGCACTGGGACTGCGGAAGGGCGACCCACCCGGCGTGCTGACCGCGGGCGCTCGCGCGGTGGTGGCCGCGGGACCGGCGCGGGCGGTGTCGGTCGGCGCGCTCGGGACCGGACCGTCGGCGGAGGCGGCGGGCTGGCTGTCCCGGACGTTGGTGGCGCGGCTCCTGAAGGCCGAGGTCCCGGACAAGGTGGCCGCGGACACGGCGATCCTCGGCATGGGCGGCACGGTGGTCCACGTGGGCCCGATGAAGAGCGGCCCGATCAGCCCGACGCGGCAAAGCGTGCGGCTCGGCTCCGTGCCCCGCAAGCTGTTCCCGCCGATGATCAGCCACGCGACGGTGGCCGCGGCCATGCTCGACGCGGCCGAAAACGGCCCCCGCGGCGAAGTACTGGTGGCGCTGGCCAAGTGA